In Rattus rattus isolate New Zealand chromosome 3, Rrattus_CSIRO_v1, whole genome shotgun sequence, one genomic interval encodes:
- the Them4 gene encoding acyl-coenzyme A thioesterase THEM4 yields MLRSCAMRLRTLGATPARRPEATRRLFSSEEVIRKDYALPNPSWTKDLRLLFDQFMKKCEDGSWKRLPSYRQNPPQALQEFQTRFVDSKFKKEEQMSKAQQFTRSLEEGLGFEYAMFYNKAEKRIVCLFQGGLHLQGVPGFVHGGAIATIIDITAGMCAFSEGIVMTANLNIDYKKPIPLLSVVVVNSQLQKIEGRKLFVSCTIQSIDEKTLHTQATALFIKLDPDKPLT; encoded by the exons AGGTTATTTTCTTCTGAGGAAGTCATCCGTAAGGACTATGCTCTCCCTAACCCCAGCTGGACTAAGGACCTAAGACTCCTTTTTGACCAGTTCATGAAGAAATGTGAAGATGGCTCCTGGAAACGTTTGCCTTCATACAGACAAAACCCTCCTCAAGCCCTTCAAGAGTTCCAAACCCGCTTTGTTG ACTCAAAGtttaagaaagaagaacaaatgtCAAAGGCACAACAGTTCACCAGAAGCCTAGAGGAAGGACTAGGCTTTGAGTACGCGATGTTCTATAATAAGGCTGAGAAGAGAATTGTCTGCTTGTTTCAAGGAGGTCTTCACCTGCAAGGAGTGCCTGG ATTTGTTCATGGAGGTGCCATTGCAACCATCATCGACATCACTGCCGGCATGTGTGCATTTTCCGAGGGCATTGTCATGACTGCCAATCTCAACATCGACTATAAAAA aCCTATCCcccttctttctgttgttgtggtaAATAGCCAACTTCAAAAAATTGAAGGAAGGAAACTTTTTGTTTCCTGTACTATTCAAAGTATTGATGAGAAGACTTTACATACACAGGCAACAG ccttatttataaagcTGGATCCTGACAAACCTTTGACATAA